One window from the genome of Cucumis melo cultivar AY chromosome 10, USDA_Cmelo_AY_1.0, whole genome shotgun sequence encodes:
- the LOC103489491 gene encoding CSC1-like protein At3g54510 isoform X2: MDSGSLFASAAINIGLALIVLSIFSILKKQPSNAAIYYARRLSLRHRISFEPFTFHRLLPSVAWIPRAFRVSEDEILSSGGLDALVTIRLFKLGITFSFVSSLIGLVVLLPVNYFSQDKSSGSYHSLDSLTISNIREGSDLLWVHFSYLCFISFYGIYLLHKEYKGILVKRIQQLKSMRQRSDQFTLLVREIPLCIEHKAHGCNVEHFFSKYHPRTYHSYQILSDVKELDHLLKAKSIMGKIEEGRKKFGFLNDKREPLLSYTSQQNAMKIALLEEKLRKYHDIIHNLQVQTAAKHKELPVAFVTFKSRLGAALASQSQHSLNPLMWITELAPEPRDVSWKNLAIPVRLLPIREFGVIVGAFLLTIFFAIPVTAVQGIAKFEKLKKWFPPAMAINMIPGLSSIVTGYLPSAILNGFIYVVPFAMLAMAKLAGCVSRSNEEIKACNMVFYFLVGNVFFLSLLSGSLLDELEEYLTHPRNFPSHLASAVSAQADFFATYILTSGLSGFSLEILQPGLLSWDLLKSCLCCSRKEKEAYLYSLPHARIIPFISLFLLIGMVYAVVAPLLLPFLIGYFCLGYVVYVNQIEDVYATTYDTFGLYWPHIHHYIIIGILLMQVTMIGLFGLKSKPAASISTIPLLLITLYFNEHCKSRFLPTFHCYPIQEAMENDELDEKSDELEVNYETAADAYCLPCLQPPDFLLASVSTSTQQLMRRLLVIGGIYSLLISPKSQFERNINEEINKVQGASKSCHKQV; encoded by the exons ATGGATTCCGGAAGTTTGTTCGCTTCTGCCGCCATTAACATAGGCTTGGCCTTAATAGTTCTCTCCATCTTCTCCATCCTCAAGAAGCAGCCATCAAATGCCGCTATTTATTACGCTCGCCGACTCTCTCTCCGCCACCGCATTTCATTTGAACCTTTCACTTTCCATCGACTTCTCCCTTCCGTCGCTTGGATTCCTCGGGCTTTTCGCGTCTCCGAAGATGAAATACTCTCTTCCGGTGGCCTTGATGCCCTCGTTACCATCAGACTCTTCAAGCTCGG CATTACTTTCTCTTTCGTGAGCTCTCTTATTGGGTTGGTCGTACTTCTCCCCGTAAATTACTTCAGCCAGGATAAGTCGTCCGGGAGCTACCATTCTCTGGATTCTTTGACAATATCCAATATCAGAGAAGGATCTGACTT GCTTTGGgtacatttttcatatttatgcTTCATATCATTTTATGGAATATACCTCTTGCATAAG GAGTATAAGGGGATATTGGTTAAGAGAATTCAACAACTTAAGAGCATGAGACAACGGTCTGATCAGTTTACTCTTCTAGTTCGTGAAATTCCTTTATGCATTGAACACAAGGCTCATGGGTGTAATGTTGAGCACTTTTTCTCAAAGTATCATCCACGTACTTATCATTCTTACCAAATATTATCTGATGTAAAAGAGCTTGACCATTTGTTG AAGGCGAAGTCTATCATGGGAAAGATTgaggaaggaagaaaaaagtTCGGTTTTCTGAATGATAAGAGAGAGCCCTTGCTCTCATATACATCTCAGCAAAATGCAATGAAGATAGCTCTCCTTGAGGAAAAGCTTCGGAAGTATCATGATATAATTCATAACTTGCAGGTCCAAACTGCAGCTAAGCACAAG GAGCTTCCTGTAGCCTTTGTTACATTCAAGTCTCGTTTGGGTGCTGCATTGGCTTCTCAGTCACAACACTCCTTAAATCCTCTTATGTGGATCACTGAGTTGGCTCCAGAACCAAGGGATGTATCATGGAAGAATTTGGCAATCCCTGTTAGACTTTTGCCCATTCGTGAATTTGGAGTTATTGTTGGGGCATTCCTTCTTACGATTTTCTTTGCAATCCCGGTCACTGCTGTTCAAGGAATAGCCAAATTTGAGAAATTAAAGAAGTGGTTTCCACCAGCCATGGCAATAAACATgat ACCAGGATTAAGCTCCATTGTGACGGGTTATCTTCCCAGTGCAATCCTAAATGGATTTATATATGTGGTCCCTTTCGCAATGCTTGCAATGGCCAAACTAGCCGGCTGTGTTTCAAGGAGTAACGAGGAGATAAAAGCTTGTAAcatggttttttattttttggtggGAAATGTGTTCTTTTTGAGTTTATTATCAGGATCCTTACTGGATGAACTTGAAGAATATCTTACACATCCTAGAAACTTCCCCAGTCATCTTGCAAGTGCTGTATCTGCCCAA GCTGATTTCTTTGCGACATATATATTGACAAGTGGCTTATCAGGATTTTCTTTAGAGATTCTTCAACCTGGTTTACTATCTTGGGATCTTCTAAAGTCATGTTTATGTTGCAgtagaaaggaaaaagaagctTATTTGTACTCTCTCCCACATGCTAGAATTATCCCTTTTATTTCTCTCTTCCTACTCATTGGCATGGTATATGCAGTTGTTGCACCATTGCTGCTTCCATTTCTCATTGGCTACTTCTGCTTGGGCTATGTTGTATATGTCAATCAG ATTGAAGACGTTTATGCAACCACTTATGACACATTTGGACTATATTGGCCTCACATTCATCACTATATAATAATAGGGATCCTTCTAATGCAAGTTACCATGATTGGCCTTTTTGGACTGAAGTCCAAGCCAGCAGCTTCCATTTCCACAATTCCACTACTTCTGATAACTTTATACTTCAATGAGCATTGTAAGAGTCGATTTCTTCCTACATTCCACTGCTATCCGATACAG GAGGCTATGGAAAATGATGAACTTGATGAAAAGAGCGATGAATTGGAAGTTAACTATGAAACAGCAGCCGATGCTTATTGCCTGCCCTGTCTGCAACCTCCGGACTTCTTACTGGCATCAGTGTCAACCTCCACACAGCAACTG ATGAGAAGGCTTTTAGTTATTGGTGGCATATATTCTTTATTAATCTCACCAAAGTCGCAGTTCGAAAGGAATATAAATGAAGAAATAAACAAG GTACAAGGGGCAAGTAAAAGCTGTCATAAACAAGTGTAA
- the LOC103489491 gene encoding CSC1-like protein At3g54510 isoform X5 codes for MAHEDARKNKCCHVPDAPDQPQPLPSGTKSFRCPRTQKKGNKSFLEGCITFSFVSSLIGLVVLLPVNYFSQDKSSGSYHSLDSLTISNIREGSDLLWVHFSYLCFISFYGIYLLHKEYKGILVKRIQQLKSMRQRSDQFTLLVREIPLCIEHKAHGCNVEHFFSKYHPRTYHSYQILSDVKELDHLLKKAKSIMGKIEEGRKKFGFLNDKREPLLSYTSQQNAMKIALLEEKLRKYHDIIHNLQVQTAAKHKELPVAFVTFKSRLGAALASQSQHSLNPLMWITELAPEPRDVSWKNLAIPVRLLPIREFGVIVGAFLLTIFFAIPVTAVQGIAKFEKLKKWFPPAMAINMIPGLSSIVTGYLPSAILNGFIYVVPFAMLAMAKLAGCVSRSNEEIKACNMVFYFLVGNVFFLSLLSGSLLDELEEYLTHPRNFPSHLASAVSAQADFFATYILTSGLSGFSLEILQPGLLSWDLLKSCLCCSRKEKEAYLYSLPHARIIPFISLFLLIGMVYAVVAPLLLPFLIGYFCLGYVVYVNQIEDVYATTYDTFGLYWPHIHHYIIIGILLMQVTMIGLFGLKSKPAASISTIPLLLITLYFNEHCKSRFLPTFHCYPIQEAMENDELDEKSDELEVNYETAADAYCLPCLQPPDFLLASVSTSTQQLMRRLLVIGGIYSLLISPKSQFERNINEEINKVQGASKSCHKQV; via the exons ATGGCACATGAAGACGCAAGAAAAAACAAGTGCTGCCATGTACCTGATGCTCCAGACCAACCTCAGCCTCTGCCATCAG GAACAAAGAGTTTTCGATGCCCACGTACACAAAAGAAAGGGAACAAAAGCTTCCTTGAAGGATG CATTACTTTCTCTTTCGTGAGCTCTCTTATTGGGTTGGTCGTACTTCTCCCCGTAAATTACTTCAGCCAGGATAAGTCGTCCGGGAGCTACCATTCTCTGGATTCTTTGACAATATCCAATATCAGAGAAGGATCTGACTT GCTTTGGgtacatttttcatatttatgcTTCATATCATTTTATGGAATATACCTCTTGCATAAG GAGTATAAGGGGATATTGGTTAAGAGAATTCAACAACTTAAGAGCATGAGACAACGGTCTGATCAGTTTACTCTTCTAGTTCGTGAAATTCCTTTATGCATTGAACACAAGGCTCATGGGTGTAATGTTGAGCACTTTTTCTCAAAGTATCATCCACGTACTTATCATTCTTACCAAATATTATCTGATGTAAAAGAGCTTGACCATTTGTTG AAGAAGGCGAAGTCTATCATGGGAAAGATTgaggaaggaagaaaaaagtTCGGTTTTCTGAATGATAAGAGAGAGCCCTTGCTCTCATATACATCTCAGCAAAATGCAATGAAGATAGCTCTCCTTGAGGAAAAGCTTCGGAAGTATCATGATATAATTCATAACTTGCAGGTCCAAACTGCAGCTAAGCACAAG GAGCTTCCTGTAGCCTTTGTTACATTCAAGTCTCGTTTGGGTGCTGCATTGGCTTCTCAGTCACAACACTCCTTAAATCCTCTTATGTGGATCACTGAGTTGGCTCCAGAACCAAGGGATGTATCATGGAAGAATTTGGCAATCCCTGTTAGACTTTTGCCCATTCGTGAATTTGGAGTTATTGTTGGGGCATTCCTTCTTACGATTTTCTTTGCAATCCCGGTCACTGCTGTTCAAGGAATAGCCAAATTTGAGAAATTAAAGAAGTGGTTTCCACCAGCCATGGCAATAAACATgat ACCAGGATTAAGCTCCATTGTGACGGGTTATCTTCCCAGTGCAATCCTAAATGGATTTATATATGTGGTCCCTTTCGCAATGCTTGCAATGGCCAAACTAGCCGGCTGTGTTTCAAGGAGTAACGAGGAGATAAAAGCTTGTAAcatggttttttattttttggtggGAAATGTGTTCTTTTTGAGTTTATTATCAGGATCCTTACTGGATGAACTTGAAGAATATCTTACACATCCTAGAAACTTCCCCAGTCATCTTGCAAGTGCTGTATCTGCCCAA GCTGATTTCTTTGCGACATATATATTGACAAGTGGCTTATCAGGATTTTCTTTAGAGATTCTTCAACCTGGTTTACTATCTTGGGATCTTCTAAAGTCATGTTTATGTTGCAgtagaaaggaaaaagaagctTATTTGTACTCTCTCCCACATGCTAGAATTATCCCTTTTATTTCTCTCTTCCTACTCATTGGCATGGTATATGCAGTTGTTGCACCATTGCTGCTTCCATTTCTCATTGGCTACTTCTGCTTGGGCTATGTTGTATATGTCAATCAG ATTGAAGACGTTTATGCAACCACTTATGACACATTTGGACTATATTGGCCTCACATTCATCACTATATAATAATAGGGATCCTTCTAATGCAAGTTACCATGATTGGCCTTTTTGGACTGAAGTCCAAGCCAGCAGCTTCCATTTCCACAATTCCACTACTTCTGATAACTTTATACTTCAATGAGCATTGTAAGAGTCGATTTCTTCCTACATTCCACTGCTATCCGATACAG GAGGCTATGGAAAATGATGAACTTGATGAAAAGAGCGATGAATTGGAAGTTAACTATGAAACAGCAGCCGATGCTTATTGCCTGCCCTGTCTGCAACCTCCGGACTTCTTACTGGCATCAGTGTCAACCTCCACACAGCAACTG ATGAGAAGGCTTTTAGTTATTGGTGGCATATATTCTTTATTAATCTCACCAAAGTCGCAGTTCGAAAGGAATATAAATGAAGAAATAAACAAG GTACAAGGGGCAAGTAAAAGCTGTCATAAACAAGTGTAA
- the LOC103489491 gene encoding CSC1-like protein At3g54510 isoform X6, with amino-acid sequence MAHEDARKNKCCHVPDAPDQPQPLPSGTKSFRCPRTQKKGNKSFLEGWLWVHFSYLCFISFYGIYLLHKEYKGILVKRIQQLKSMRQRSDQFTLLVREIPLCIEHKAHGCNVEHFFSKYHPRTYHSYQILSDVKELDHLLKKAKSIMGKIEEGRKKFGFLNDKREPLLSYTSQQNAMKIALLEEKLRKYHDIIHNLQVQTAAKHKELPVAFVTFKSRLGAALASQSQHSLNPLMWITELAPEPRDVSWKNLAIPVRLLPIREFGVIVGAFLLTIFFAIPVTAVQGIAKFEKLKKWFPPAMAINMIPGLSSIVTGYLPSAILNGFIYVVPFAMLAMAKLAGCVSRSNEEIKACNMVFYFLVGNVFFLSLLSGSLLDELEEYLTHPRNFPSHLASAVSAQADFFATYILTSGLSGFSLEILQPGLLSWDLLKSCLCCSRKEKEAYLYSLPHARIIPFISLFLLIGMVYAVVAPLLLPFLIGYFCLGYVVYVNQIEDVYATTYDTFGLYWPHIHHYIIIGILLMQVTMIGLFGLKSKPAASISTIPLLLITLYFNEHCKSRFLPTFHCYPIQEAMENDELDEKSDELEVNYETAADAYCLPCLQPPDFLLASVSTSTQQLMRRLLVIGGIYSLLISPKSQFERNINEEINKVQGASKSCHKQV; translated from the exons ATGGCACATGAAGACGCAAGAAAAAACAAGTGCTGCCATGTACCTGATGCTCCAGACCAACCTCAGCCTCTGCCATCAG GAACAAAGAGTTTTCGATGCCCACGTACACAAAAGAAAGGGAACAAAAGCTTCCTTGAAGGATG GCTTTGGgtacatttttcatatttatgcTTCATATCATTTTATGGAATATACCTCTTGCATAAG GAGTATAAGGGGATATTGGTTAAGAGAATTCAACAACTTAAGAGCATGAGACAACGGTCTGATCAGTTTACTCTTCTAGTTCGTGAAATTCCTTTATGCATTGAACACAAGGCTCATGGGTGTAATGTTGAGCACTTTTTCTCAAAGTATCATCCACGTACTTATCATTCTTACCAAATATTATCTGATGTAAAAGAGCTTGACCATTTGTTG AAGAAGGCGAAGTCTATCATGGGAAAGATTgaggaaggaagaaaaaagtTCGGTTTTCTGAATGATAAGAGAGAGCCCTTGCTCTCATATACATCTCAGCAAAATGCAATGAAGATAGCTCTCCTTGAGGAAAAGCTTCGGAAGTATCATGATATAATTCATAACTTGCAGGTCCAAACTGCAGCTAAGCACAAG GAGCTTCCTGTAGCCTTTGTTACATTCAAGTCTCGTTTGGGTGCTGCATTGGCTTCTCAGTCACAACACTCCTTAAATCCTCTTATGTGGATCACTGAGTTGGCTCCAGAACCAAGGGATGTATCATGGAAGAATTTGGCAATCCCTGTTAGACTTTTGCCCATTCGTGAATTTGGAGTTATTGTTGGGGCATTCCTTCTTACGATTTTCTTTGCAATCCCGGTCACTGCTGTTCAAGGAATAGCCAAATTTGAGAAATTAAAGAAGTGGTTTCCACCAGCCATGGCAATAAACATgat ACCAGGATTAAGCTCCATTGTGACGGGTTATCTTCCCAGTGCAATCCTAAATGGATTTATATATGTGGTCCCTTTCGCAATGCTTGCAATGGCCAAACTAGCCGGCTGTGTTTCAAGGAGTAACGAGGAGATAAAAGCTTGTAAcatggttttttattttttggtggGAAATGTGTTCTTTTTGAGTTTATTATCAGGATCCTTACTGGATGAACTTGAAGAATATCTTACACATCCTAGAAACTTCCCCAGTCATCTTGCAAGTGCTGTATCTGCCCAA GCTGATTTCTTTGCGACATATATATTGACAAGTGGCTTATCAGGATTTTCTTTAGAGATTCTTCAACCTGGTTTACTATCTTGGGATCTTCTAAAGTCATGTTTATGTTGCAgtagaaaggaaaaagaagctTATTTGTACTCTCTCCCACATGCTAGAATTATCCCTTTTATTTCTCTCTTCCTACTCATTGGCATGGTATATGCAGTTGTTGCACCATTGCTGCTTCCATTTCTCATTGGCTACTTCTGCTTGGGCTATGTTGTATATGTCAATCAG ATTGAAGACGTTTATGCAACCACTTATGACACATTTGGACTATATTGGCCTCACATTCATCACTATATAATAATAGGGATCCTTCTAATGCAAGTTACCATGATTGGCCTTTTTGGACTGAAGTCCAAGCCAGCAGCTTCCATTTCCACAATTCCACTACTTCTGATAACTTTATACTTCAATGAGCATTGTAAGAGTCGATTTCTTCCTACATTCCACTGCTATCCGATACAG GAGGCTATGGAAAATGATGAACTTGATGAAAAGAGCGATGAATTGGAAGTTAACTATGAAACAGCAGCCGATGCTTATTGCCTGCCCTGTCTGCAACCTCCGGACTTCTTACTGGCATCAGTGTCAACCTCCACACAGCAACTG ATGAGAAGGCTTTTAGTTATTGGTGGCATATATTCTTTATTAATCTCACCAAAGTCGCAGTTCGAAAGGAATATAAATGAAGAAATAAACAAG GTACAAGGGGCAAGTAAAAGCTGTCATAAACAAGTGTAA
- the LOC103489491 gene encoding CSC1-like protein At3g54510 isoform X3, with translation MDSGSLFASAAINIGLALIVLSIFSILKKQPSNAAIYYARRLSLRHRISFEPFTFHRLLPSVAWIPRAFRVSEDEILSSGGLDALVTIRLFKLGITFSFVSSLIGLVVLLPVNYFSQDKSSGSYHSLDSLTISNIREGSDLLWVHFSYLCFISFYGIYLLHKEYKGILVKRIQQLKSMRQRSDQFTLLVREIPLCIEHKAHGCNVEHFFSKYHPRTYHSYQILSDVKELDHLLKKAKSIMGKIEEGRKKFGFLNDKREPLLSYTSQQNAMKIALLEEKLRKYHDIIHNLQVQTAAKHKELPVAFVTFKSRLGAALASQSQHSLNPLMWITELAPEPRDVSWKNLAIPVRLLPIREFGVIVGAFLLTIFFAIPVTAVQGIAKFEKLKKWFPPAMAINMIPGLSSIVTGYLPSAILNGFIYVVPFAMLAMAKLAGCVSRSNEEIKACNMVFYFLVGNVFFLSLLSGSLLDELEEYLTHPRNFPSHLASAVSAQADFFATYILTSGLSGFSLEILQPGLLSWDLLKSCLCCSRKEKEAYLYSLPHARIIPFISLFLLIGMVYAVVAPLLLPFLIGYFCLGYVVYVNQIEDVYATTYDTFGLYWPHIHHYIIIGILLMQVTMIGLFGLKSKPAASISTIPLLLITLYFNEHCKSRFLPTFHCYPIQEAMENDELDEKSDELEVNYETAADAYCLPCLQPPDFLLASVSTSTQQLVQGASKSCHKQV, from the exons ATGGATTCCGGAAGTTTGTTCGCTTCTGCCGCCATTAACATAGGCTTGGCCTTAATAGTTCTCTCCATCTTCTCCATCCTCAAGAAGCAGCCATCAAATGCCGCTATTTATTACGCTCGCCGACTCTCTCTCCGCCACCGCATTTCATTTGAACCTTTCACTTTCCATCGACTTCTCCCTTCCGTCGCTTGGATTCCTCGGGCTTTTCGCGTCTCCGAAGATGAAATACTCTCTTCCGGTGGCCTTGATGCCCTCGTTACCATCAGACTCTTCAAGCTCGG CATTACTTTCTCTTTCGTGAGCTCTCTTATTGGGTTGGTCGTACTTCTCCCCGTAAATTACTTCAGCCAGGATAAGTCGTCCGGGAGCTACCATTCTCTGGATTCTTTGACAATATCCAATATCAGAGAAGGATCTGACTT GCTTTGGgtacatttttcatatttatgcTTCATATCATTTTATGGAATATACCTCTTGCATAAG GAGTATAAGGGGATATTGGTTAAGAGAATTCAACAACTTAAGAGCATGAGACAACGGTCTGATCAGTTTACTCTTCTAGTTCGTGAAATTCCTTTATGCATTGAACACAAGGCTCATGGGTGTAATGTTGAGCACTTTTTCTCAAAGTATCATCCACGTACTTATCATTCTTACCAAATATTATCTGATGTAAAAGAGCTTGACCATTTGTTG AAGAAGGCGAAGTCTATCATGGGAAAGATTgaggaaggaagaaaaaagtTCGGTTTTCTGAATGATAAGAGAGAGCCCTTGCTCTCATATACATCTCAGCAAAATGCAATGAAGATAGCTCTCCTTGAGGAAAAGCTTCGGAAGTATCATGATATAATTCATAACTTGCAGGTCCAAACTGCAGCTAAGCACAAG GAGCTTCCTGTAGCCTTTGTTACATTCAAGTCTCGTTTGGGTGCTGCATTGGCTTCTCAGTCACAACACTCCTTAAATCCTCTTATGTGGATCACTGAGTTGGCTCCAGAACCAAGGGATGTATCATGGAAGAATTTGGCAATCCCTGTTAGACTTTTGCCCATTCGTGAATTTGGAGTTATTGTTGGGGCATTCCTTCTTACGATTTTCTTTGCAATCCCGGTCACTGCTGTTCAAGGAATAGCCAAATTTGAGAAATTAAAGAAGTGGTTTCCACCAGCCATGGCAATAAACATgat ACCAGGATTAAGCTCCATTGTGACGGGTTATCTTCCCAGTGCAATCCTAAATGGATTTATATATGTGGTCCCTTTCGCAATGCTTGCAATGGCCAAACTAGCCGGCTGTGTTTCAAGGAGTAACGAGGAGATAAAAGCTTGTAAcatggttttttattttttggtggGAAATGTGTTCTTTTTGAGTTTATTATCAGGATCCTTACTGGATGAACTTGAAGAATATCTTACACATCCTAGAAACTTCCCCAGTCATCTTGCAAGTGCTGTATCTGCCCAA GCTGATTTCTTTGCGACATATATATTGACAAGTGGCTTATCAGGATTTTCTTTAGAGATTCTTCAACCTGGTTTACTATCTTGGGATCTTCTAAAGTCATGTTTATGTTGCAgtagaaaggaaaaagaagctTATTTGTACTCTCTCCCACATGCTAGAATTATCCCTTTTATTTCTCTCTTCCTACTCATTGGCATGGTATATGCAGTTGTTGCACCATTGCTGCTTCCATTTCTCATTGGCTACTTCTGCTTGGGCTATGTTGTATATGTCAATCAG ATTGAAGACGTTTATGCAACCACTTATGACACATTTGGACTATATTGGCCTCACATTCATCACTATATAATAATAGGGATCCTTCTAATGCAAGTTACCATGATTGGCCTTTTTGGACTGAAGTCCAAGCCAGCAGCTTCCATTTCCACAATTCCACTACTTCTGATAACTTTATACTTCAATGAGCATTGTAAGAGTCGATTTCTTCCTACATTCCACTGCTATCCGATACAG GAGGCTATGGAAAATGATGAACTTGATGAAAAGAGCGATGAATTGGAAGTTAACTATGAAACAGCAGCCGATGCTTATTGCCTGCCCTGTCTGCAACCTCCGGACTTCTTACTGGCATCAGTGTCAACCTCCACACAGCAACTG GTACAAGGGGCAAGTAAAAGCTGTCATAAACAAGTGTAA
- the LOC103489491 gene encoding CSC1-like protein At3g54510 isoform X1 encodes MDSGSLFASAAINIGLALIVLSIFSILKKQPSNAAIYYARRLSLRHRISFEPFTFHRLLPSVAWIPRAFRVSEDEILSSGGLDALVTIRLFKLGITFSFVSSLIGLVVLLPVNYFSQDKSSGSYHSLDSLTISNIREGSDLLWVHFSYLCFISFYGIYLLHKEYKGILVKRIQQLKSMRQRSDQFTLLVREIPLCIEHKAHGCNVEHFFSKYHPRTYHSYQILSDVKELDHLLKKAKSIMGKIEEGRKKFGFLNDKREPLLSYTSQQNAMKIALLEEKLRKYHDIIHNLQVQTAAKHKELPVAFVTFKSRLGAALASQSQHSLNPLMWITELAPEPRDVSWKNLAIPVRLLPIREFGVIVGAFLLTIFFAIPVTAVQGIAKFEKLKKWFPPAMAINMIPGLSSIVTGYLPSAILNGFIYVVPFAMLAMAKLAGCVSRSNEEIKACNMVFYFLVGNVFFLSLLSGSLLDELEEYLTHPRNFPSHLASAVSAQADFFATYILTSGLSGFSLEILQPGLLSWDLLKSCLCCSRKEKEAYLYSLPHARIIPFISLFLLIGMVYAVVAPLLLPFLIGYFCLGYVVYVNQIEDVYATTYDTFGLYWPHIHHYIIIGILLMQVTMIGLFGLKSKPAASISTIPLLLITLYFNEHCKSRFLPTFHCYPIQEAMENDELDEKSDELEVNYETAADAYCLPCLQPPDFLLASVSTSTQQLMRRLLVIGGIYSLLISPKSQFERNINEEINKVQGASKSCHKQV; translated from the exons ATGGATTCCGGAAGTTTGTTCGCTTCTGCCGCCATTAACATAGGCTTGGCCTTAATAGTTCTCTCCATCTTCTCCATCCTCAAGAAGCAGCCATCAAATGCCGCTATTTATTACGCTCGCCGACTCTCTCTCCGCCACCGCATTTCATTTGAACCTTTCACTTTCCATCGACTTCTCCCTTCCGTCGCTTGGATTCCTCGGGCTTTTCGCGTCTCCGAAGATGAAATACTCTCTTCCGGTGGCCTTGATGCCCTCGTTACCATCAGACTCTTCAAGCTCGG CATTACTTTCTCTTTCGTGAGCTCTCTTATTGGGTTGGTCGTACTTCTCCCCGTAAATTACTTCAGCCAGGATAAGTCGTCCGGGAGCTACCATTCTCTGGATTCTTTGACAATATCCAATATCAGAGAAGGATCTGACTT GCTTTGGgtacatttttcatatttatgcTTCATATCATTTTATGGAATATACCTCTTGCATAAG GAGTATAAGGGGATATTGGTTAAGAGAATTCAACAACTTAAGAGCATGAGACAACGGTCTGATCAGTTTACTCTTCTAGTTCGTGAAATTCCTTTATGCATTGAACACAAGGCTCATGGGTGTAATGTTGAGCACTTTTTCTCAAAGTATCATCCACGTACTTATCATTCTTACCAAATATTATCTGATGTAAAAGAGCTTGACCATTTGTTG AAGAAGGCGAAGTCTATCATGGGAAAGATTgaggaaggaagaaaaaagtTCGGTTTTCTGAATGATAAGAGAGAGCCCTTGCTCTCATATACATCTCAGCAAAATGCAATGAAGATAGCTCTCCTTGAGGAAAAGCTTCGGAAGTATCATGATATAATTCATAACTTGCAGGTCCAAACTGCAGCTAAGCACAAG GAGCTTCCTGTAGCCTTTGTTACATTCAAGTCTCGTTTGGGTGCTGCATTGGCTTCTCAGTCACAACACTCCTTAAATCCTCTTATGTGGATCACTGAGTTGGCTCCAGAACCAAGGGATGTATCATGGAAGAATTTGGCAATCCCTGTTAGACTTTTGCCCATTCGTGAATTTGGAGTTATTGTTGGGGCATTCCTTCTTACGATTTTCTTTGCAATCCCGGTCACTGCTGTTCAAGGAATAGCCAAATTTGAGAAATTAAAGAAGTGGTTTCCACCAGCCATGGCAATAAACATgat ACCAGGATTAAGCTCCATTGTGACGGGTTATCTTCCCAGTGCAATCCTAAATGGATTTATATATGTGGTCCCTTTCGCAATGCTTGCAATGGCCAAACTAGCCGGCTGTGTTTCAAGGAGTAACGAGGAGATAAAAGCTTGTAAcatggttttttattttttggtggGAAATGTGTTCTTTTTGAGTTTATTATCAGGATCCTTACTGGATGAACTTGAAGAATATCTTACACATCCTAGAAACTTCCCCAGTCATCTTGCAAGTGCTGTATCTGCCCAA GCTGATTTCTTTGCGACATATATATTGACAAGTGGCTTATCAGGATTTTCTTTAGAGATTCTTCAACCTGGTTTACTATCTTGGGATCTTCTAAAGTCATGTTTATGTTGCAgtagaaaggaaaaagaagctTATTTGTACTCTCTCCCACATGCTAGAATTATCCCTTTTATTTCTCTCTTCCTACTCATTGGCATGGTATATGCAGTTGTTGCACCATTGCTGCTTCCATTTCTCATTGGCTACTTCTGCTTGGGCTATGTTGTATATGTCAATCAG ATTGAAGACGTTTATGCAACCACTTATGACACATTTGGACTATATTGGCCTCACATTCATCACTATATAATAATAGGGATCCTTCTAATGCAAGTTACCATGATTGGCCTTTTTGGACTGAAGTCCAAGCCAGCAGCTTCCATTTCCACAATTCCACTACTTCTGATAACTTTATACTTCAATGAGCATTGTAAGAGTCGATTTCTTCCTACATTCCACTGCTATCCGATACAG GAGGCTATGGAAAATGATGAACTTGATGAAAAGAGCGATGAATTGGAAGTTAACTATGAAACAGCAGCCGATGCTTATTGCCTGCCCTGTCTGCAACCTCCGGACTTCTTACTGGCATCAGTGTCAACCTCCACACAGCAACTG ATGAGAAGGCTTTTAGTTATTGGTGGCATATATTCTTTATTAATCTCACCAAAGTCGCAGTTCGAAAGGAATATAAATGAAGAAATAAACAAG GTACAAGGGGCAAGTAAAAGCTGTCATAAACAAGTGTAA